Sequence from the Fictibacillus arsenicus genome:
TTCCAGATCACCCGGAGTTACAAGGTGATTTAAGTTAAATCCATCAACACCAGACTCCTCAAACTGAGCTTGAATCCCGTCTGCTACTTGTTCTGGACTGCCAACAATATAGCTTCCCCTGTCAGGTGACTCAAACCGGTTAAGCACTTCTCCTACAGTAAGTTTTTTTGGTGCATCCTTTGTAAGTGTGGCAGCTTTGTAATGACCGCCTTCCGTAGACTTTGTATATTCAAATGGAAGGCCAGGATCAAGTTCTTCGTATTCAGCAATATCATATCCGCTTGCACCATACTGTGCTTTTGCAGCATCAGAGCTCCAAACCTTTGAATATTCCTCAAACTTCTGCTCTGCTTCCTCTGTCGTTTCTCCAACTACAACATTTAGGAAAGAAAAGATTTTTATATCTTCAGGGTTCCGTCCATGTTTTTTCGCTCGCTCTCTAATATCATCTGCATAGAAGCGAATTCTTTTTGCTGTTGGACCTCCCACAAAAATACACTCAGCATGTTTTGCCGCAAAATCACGCCCTCTTTCTGAGGTGCCTGCCTGATAAATAACAGGTGTTCTTTGGAGGGATGGCTCGCTTAAATGAGGTCCCTCCACTTTAAAATACTGTCCTTCGTGGTTAATCTCATGTACTTTTTCAGGATCGACTAGAGTGTCCGTCCCGATATCTTCAACAACCGCACCATCTTCCCAGCTGTTTTCCCAAAGTTTATAAGACACTTCTAGATACTCATCAGCAATGTTATAACGCTCATCGTGTTTAATCATATCCTCCAGGCCAAAATTTCTGGCTGCATTAGGAAGATAGGAAGTAACGACATTCCAGGCAATCCTTCCTTTCGTTAAATGATCGAGTGTAGAAAAACGGCGTGCATTTCCAAAAGGCTGTTCATATGTGGTACTAACCGTAATTGCAAACGATAAATTTTCAGTTACACTAGCCATCGCTGAGATAAGCAAAGCGGGATCATTTAACGGAACCTGCAGTCCATCCCTGATTGAAGGGGCTTTACTCTTTTGATAAACGTCATAGACACCTAGAACATCTGCAAAAAATATGGCATCAAACTTCCCTTTCTCCAGCAGCTTGGCATAATCAATCCAATAATCTAAGTCTTTATAACCCTTATGCCGTTTATTTTCCGGGTGCTTCCAAAGTCCATGAGAGTTATGCATGGCACTTGTCATCTCAAATGCGTTTAACAAAATTTCTTTACTCAAAATGATTTCCTCCGTAACGTTTGAATTTTTTGTACCGCTCCCAAGAGAAAAAATAAAAACCTCTTCATGAATAAGAAGAGGTTAATAAAATACGTGAAATGGAAAAAACGCATTTGATCTCTCCTTATCTATCAAGCTTGTAAGCTTGCTGGAATTGGCACAGTTCTAAAATAGTTGTTGCCGAGGCTTCAAAGGGCCAGTCCCTCCACCTCTCTCGATAAGAAATCGATAGTATTCAATTTATCAACAGAATATACAGGAATAAAAATAGCCTGTCAACGCACTTTCCCAAAATAATATAAAAATTTTAAGTTTTCAGTTTTTCATTGACAATATACTACCTAGTATCTTATAGTGATGACAATTAAAATTTATAATCTA
This genomic interval carries:
- a CDS encoding LLM class flavin-dependent oxidoreductase, whose translation is MSKEILLNAFEMTSAMHNSHGLWKHPENKRHKGYKDLDYWIDYAKLLEKGKFDAIFFADVLGVYDVYQKSKAPSIRDGLQVPLNDPALLISAMASVTENLSFAITVSTTYEQPFGNARRFSTLDHLTKGRIAWNVVTSYLPNAARNFGLEDMIKHDERYNIADEYLEVSYKLWENSWEDGAVVEDIGTDTLVDPEKVHEINHEGQYFKVEGPHLSEPSLQRTPVIYQAGTSERGRDFAAKHAECIFVGGPTAKRIRFYADDIRERAKKHGRNPEDIKIFSFLNVVVGETTEEAEQKFEEYSKVWSSDAAKAQYGASGYDIAEYEELDPGLPFEYTKSTEGGHYKAATLTKDAPKKLTVGEVLNRFESPDRGSYIVGSPEQVADGIQAQFEESGVDGFNLNHLVTPGDLEAFVEMVVPVLQERGLYKKEYSKGTLREKLFPHGESLLPSDHPAAKYRRVLAETNQ